In a genomic window of Campylobacter concisus:
- a CDS encoding nicotinate phosphoribosyltransferase → MNELELKMQGKIDRLTDKTFMLDPRIGEGYFTAKYFLKVNEIIKQNLPDQHVTMQFFQRRDDIVLCGIDEVLAIINKFAKDPSELEIYALNDGDIINVNEPVLKISGKYENFGFLENVIDATLTRRSCVATNSRDVIRAANGKDVFSMADRQDDICTQPGDGYASFVGGIKKVATDAQGELTGLKGGGTMPHALIQMCGGDIVKASEIYAKTFENEKITALVDYNNDVITDALKAANALKERLGAVRVDTSKNLIDKYFEDKDTSKFDPHGVCKELIFALREALDKAGFKYVKIVVSSGFSPKIIEDFEAYNTPVDTYGVGSYLVKNDICGFTGDLVELNGKDEAKFGRKNFASDRLKRVEF, encoded by the coding sequence ATGAACGAACTTGAGCTAAAGATGCAAGGCAAGATAGATAGGCTAACAGACAAGACCTTTATGCTAGATCCAAGGATCGGTGAGGGCTACTTTACGGCGAAATATTTTCTAAAAGTAAATGAGATAATTAAGCAAAATTTACCTGATCAGCATGTGACGATGCAGTTTTTCCAAAGGCGCGATGATATCGTGCTTTGCGGCATTGACGAGGTTTTAGCCATCATCAATAAATTTGCCAAAGACCCAAGCGAGCTTGAAATTTATGCGCTTAATGATGGCGATATCATAAACGTAAACGAGCCAGTTTTAAAGATAAGCGGCAAGTATGAGAATTTCGGCTTTTTAGAAAACGTGATCGACGCGACCCTTACTAGAAGAAGCTGCGTGGCGACAAATTCAAGAGACGTGATAAGAGCGGCAAATGGCAAGGATGTTTTTAGCATGGCAGACAGGCAAGATGACATCTGCACGCAACCAGGCGACGGCTATGCATCATTTGTAGGCGGCATCAAAAAGGTCGCTACAGATGCTCAGGGTGAGCTTACGGGGCTAAAAGGTGGTGGTACCATGCCTCATGCACTCATTCAAATGTGCGGCGGGGATATAGTAAAAGCCTCAGAAATTTATGCTAAAACCTTTGAAAATGAGAAGATCACGGCCTTAGTGGACTATAATAACGACGTGATCACAGATGCATTAAAGGCTGCAAATGCCCTAAAAGAGAGGCTTGGCGCGGTTAGGGTTGATACTAGTAAAAATTTGATAGATAAATATTTTGAGGACAAAGATACGAGCAAATTTGACCCACATGGCGTTTGCAAGGAGCTTATATTTGCTCTAAGAGAGGCGCTTGATAAAGCTGGCTTTAAATACGTTAAAATCGTTGTTAGCTCAGGTTTTAGTCCTAAGATTATAGAAGATTTTGAAGCTTATAACACGCCGGTTGATACTTATGGCGTGGGAAGTTATCTTGTTAAAAATGACATTTGTGGCTTTACAGGCGATTTAGTCGAGCTAAACGGCAAAGATGAGGCTAAATTTGGTAGAAAGAATTTCGCTTCAGATAGGCTAAAGAGAGTGGAATTTTAA
- a CDS encoding efflux RND transporter permease subunit, translating into MRQIFKFIIARNKLIIALILALSVVFGYLSTKLSVDASAETLLLEHDPDLKAYREIAKRYDSPGFLVVAFTPKDDLFSPKNLELIKNLGDELAKNDMVNSVISIINIPLLNSVKGGITGILDHTPTLQDKDINISKAKLEFAKSPIYSGNLISNDLKTTAIALNLKQDEKFNELVNERNLLSQKELNGTITQAERLKLEALAYEFKAYRDELRKSDHENLEAIKATIAKFNANDELFLGGANMIADDMIGFIKSDLLVYGLSVLALLNFSLWLFFRQIRWIVLPMFICAVSVIFTTGIFGIFDWEVTVISSNYIALQLIITISTVIHLVVSYREFYAKHPKYSQNQLIYLTLRDKFSPSFWAIFTTVIGFSSLMSADIKPVIMLGIMMSTGISVSLVLAFLLFGAINVNLEKLAPIRTFENSFKFTKYCANLALNSRKIIYVVCALVVCFGVYGISKIKVENSFIGYFKESTEIRQGMQVIDTKLGGTIPVDVIVKFKEQKQDKNTEQDEFENEFESNAKDAKYWFNSYHTRVAEKIHDYIKEQKFVGHVSSLATLIKAIKELNNGASDDFLLAAMYEKLPQNYKNILLSPYVSVEDDELRFSIRIVDSDSELRRNLFLKELREGLAQLTKNDNVSIEVAGMMVLYNNMLQNLLSSQVDTFGLTVAILFIIFCFIFRSIKLATIAIISNLIPLCTLFGVMGFFGIPLDVMSITIAAISIGIGVDDIIHYIHRFKEEMLTKSVFESIKAAHASIGYAMYYTSFTIFLGFSVMITSNFIPTIYFGLLTDLVMVFMLLGALIILPSLIASFVKKRDI; encoded by the coding sequence ATGCGACAAATTTTTAAATTTATCATTGCTAGAAACAAGCTTATTATTGCTCTGATTTTAGCTTTAAGCGTAGTTTTTGGCTATCTTAGTACCAAGCTTAGCGTCGATGCTTCAGCTGAAACGCTACTACTTGAGCATGATCCTGACTTAAAAGCTTATAGAGAGATAGCTAAACGCTACGACTCACCTGGATTTTTAGTGGTTGCTTTTACTCCAAAAGATGATCTTTTTTCACCTAAAAATTTAGAACTTATCAAAAATTTAGGCGATGAACTAGCTAAAAACGATATGGTAAATAGCGTCATCTCTATAATAAATATTCCGCTTTTAAATAGTGTAAAAGGCGGGATTACTGGTATCTTAGATCATACTCCAACGCTGCAAGATAAAGATATAAATATTTCAAAAGCAAAGCTTGAGTTTGCCAAAAGTCCGATTTACAGCGGAAATTTGATAAGCAATGATCTAAAAACCACAGCAATTGCTCTAAATTTAAAACAAGATGAAAAATTTAATGAGCTTGTAAATGAGAGAAATTTACTTAGCCAAAAAGAGTTAAACGGCACTATCACACAAGCTGAGCGACTTAAGCTAGAGGCTCTTGCCTATGAGTTTAAAGCCTACCGAGATGAGCTTAGAAAAAGCGATCACGAAAACCTTGAGGCCATAAAAGCAACCATAGCTAAATTTAACGCAAATGACGAGCTATTTTTAGGCGGTGCAAATATGATCGCCGATGATATGATAGGCTTTATAAAGAGCGATCTTTTAGTCTATGGCTTAAGCGTACTTGCTCTTCTTAACTTTAGTTTGTGGCTATTTTTCAGACAGATTAGATGGATAGTTTTGCCGATGTTTATATGTGCCGTAAGTGTCATTTTTACGACCGGAATTTTTGGCATATTTGACTGGGAAGTGACGGTCATTAGCTCAAACTACATCGCGCTTCAGCTCATCATTACTATTTCAACAGTCATCCATCTAGTCGTTAGCTATAGAGAATTTTACGCAAAGCATCCAAAATATAGCCAAAATCAGCTAATTTATCTAACGCTTCGTGATAAATTCTCTCCATCTTTTTGGGCGATATTTACCACGGTTATTGGCTTTAGCTCGCTTATGAGTGCTGACATAAAGCCAGTTATCATGCTTGGCATTATGATGAGCACTGGCATTAGTGTTTCGCTTGTGCTTGCGTTTTTGCTATTTGGTGCGATAAATGTAAATTTAGAAAAATTAGCTCCTATTAGAACCTTTGAAAATAGCTTTAAATTTACAAAATACTGCGCGAATTTAGCTCTAAACTCAAGAAAGATTATCTACGTAGTTTGCGCTCTAGTTGTCTGTTTTGGTGTTTATGGTATCAGCAAGATAAAGGTTGAAAATAGCTTCATTGGCTACTTTAAAGAAAGCACAGAAATTCGCCAAGGAATGCAAGTTATTGATACCAAACTTGGCGGCACGATACCAGTTGATGTGATAGTGAAATTTAAAGAGCAAAAACAAGATAAAAATACCGAGCAAGATGAGTTTGAAAATGAGTTTGAAAGTAATGCCAAGGATGCGAAATACTGGTTTAATAGCTATCACACAAGGGTTGCTGAGAAGATTCACGACTATATAAAAGAGCAAAAATTTGTCGGACACGTAAGCTCGCTAGCAACCCTTATAAAAGCCATAAAAGAGCTAAATAACGGTGCGAGTGATGATTTTTTATTAGCTGCAATGTATGAGAAATTACCACAAAATTATAAAAATATCTTATTAAGCCCCTATGTAAGCGTTGAAGATGATGAACTTAGATTTAGTATAAGGATCGTCGATAGCGACTCTGAACTTAGACGAAATTTATTTCTAAAGGAGCTTAGAGAAGGGCTAGCACAGCTTACTAAAAATGACAATGTAAGTATAGAAGTTGCCGGCATGATGGTGCTTTATAACAATATGCTTCAAAATTTACTTAGCTCACAAGTTGATACTTTTGGACTAACTGTCGCTATACTTTTTATCATATTTTGCTTTATTTTTAGAAGCATAAAGCTAGCAACCATTGCGATAATTTCAAATTTAATCCCGCTTTGCACACTCTTTGGTGTGATGGGATTTTTTGGCATTCCGCTTGATGTGATGAGTATAACGATCGCAGCCATTAGTATAGGTATCGGCGTTGATGATATCATTCACTACATACACCGATTTAAAGAAGAAATGCTTACAAAAAGCGTTTTTGAGAGTATTAAAGCTGCTCATGCAAGCATCGGATATGCGATGTATTACACATCGTTCACTATTTTTCTTGGCTTTAGTGTGATGATAACTAGTAACTTTATCCCAACTATATATTTTGGCTTACTAACTGATCTTGTTATGGTATTTATGCTTCTTGGTGCGCTAATCATCTTGCCAAGCCTTATTGCAAGCTTTGTAAAAAAGCGCGATATTTAA
- a CDS encoding chemotaxis protein: MKFIKILIFLALLLTACTAANYANAFEKVGILEDGVYRFSQNGIGLKKDLLVKVISVQNAEIPHKRIISMLNIPKKSKIIDFKTSDAGVIVWPFYEFEGKFITTIIVENIKKEDSDQKLLKMLELKHPFYSTLQARRKGAKDAIDVKYVLNFKEAKLVKSFQNHP; the protein is encoded by the coding sequence ATGAAATTTATAAAAATTTTAATATTTCTAGCGCTTTTACTAACCGCTTGCACCGCCGCAAACTACGCTAATGCCTTTGAAAAGGTTGGCATCCTTGAAGACGGAGTTTATCGCTTTAGCCAAAATGGCATCGGGCTCAAAAAAGACCTGCTTGTAAAGGTGATCTCGGTGCAAAACGCAGAAATTCCTCACAAAAGGATCATCTCCATGCTAAATATCCCTAAAAAATCTAAAATTATAGACTTTAAAACAAGCGATGCTGGCGTAATAGTGTGGCCATTTTACGAGTTTGAGGGCAAATTTATAACGACAATAATCGTTGAAAATATAAAAAAAGAAGATAGCGATCAAAAACTGCTTAAGATGCTTGAACTTAAGCATCCGTTTTACTCAACGCTCCAAGCGCGAAGGAAAGGTGCTAAAGACGCCATAGACGTGAAATACGTGCTAAATTTCAAAGAGGCAAAGCTGGTAAAATCGTTTCAAAACCACCCTTAA
- the modA gene encoding molybdate ABC transporter substrate-binding protein, with the protein MKKFLLLMVAIFAFGNENLLVSAGGGYKKIVEAVAQNLKKDGVNIDTSFANITAIMAQAKEGKTDVIVGDEDFLKKSDLKIAEYVNLGSGALVLATKKGVKIEKVDELKTLSKIAMPDAVKTVYGKRANEFMQKANLSGELKDKILAVAGVPQVVTYVLNGEVDAGFINQTELNVHKDEFGSFILIDKSLYAPANIVAAKLEGCDKKADCEKFINELKSERSKEIYTKFGIR; encoded by the coding sequence ATGAAAAAGTTCTTACTTTTAATGGTTGCAATTTTTGCATTTGGCAATGAAAATTTGCTAGTAAGTGCTGGTGGCGGATATAAAAAGATAGTTGAGGCAGTCGCACAAAATCTCAAAAAAGATGGCGTAAATATCGACACTTCTTTTGCAAATATCACAGCGATCATGGCGCAGGCAAAAGAGGGCAAAACTGACGTGATCGTGGGCGATGAAGACTTTTTGAAAAAGTCTGATCTAAAGATTGCTGAATACGTAAATTTAGGCTCAGGCGCTTTGGTGCTAGCTACTAAAAAAGGTGTGAAAATAGAAAAAGTTGATGAGCTAAAAACTCTTTCTAAGATCGCTATGCCAGATGCTGTAAAGACAGTTTATGGTAAAAGAGCGAATGAATTTATGCAAAAAGCAAATTTAAGTGGCGAGCTAAAGGATAAAATTTTAGCGGTTGCCGGCGTGCCACAAGTCGTTACTTATGTATTAAACGGCGAAGTTGATGCTGGATTTATTAATCAGACCGAACTAAATGTACATAAAGACGAATTTGGCAGTTTTATTTTGATAGACAAATCGCTTTACGCTCCAGCAAACATTGTAGCTGCGAAGCTTGAAGGATGCGATAAAAAGGCTGATTGTGAGAAATTTATAAATGAGCTAAAAAGCGAGAGATCAAAAGAAATTTACACTAAATTTGGCATAAGATAA
- a CDS encoding addiction module antitoxin, with amino-acid sequence MSEFLSEVFTISLLFIAIGFYAIYRAKKAQSEHEKNVADYDKNLLNFAKILGVKDHIDLVKFDEILVQALEEKLIFKFNKLTSQEEFLSFIKDENFKNKPQISQNNIDKVFLTLCASSLVEPLKLGILKNEDQIYGFLFEKEHLFALIDSAALLGENIIICE; translated from the coding sequence ATGAGTGAGTTTTTGAGCGAAGTTTTTACCATTTCACTTTTGTTTATAGCAATCGGGTTTTACGCCATTTATAGGGCTAAAAAGGCGCAAAGCGAGCATGAGAAAAATGTGGCTGATTATGATAAAAATTTACTAAATTTTGCCAAAATTTTAGGCGTAAAAGATCACATAGACCTAGTTAAATTTGATGAAATTTTAGTTCAGGCCTTAGAAGAAAAACTAATTTTTAAATTTAATAAATTAACCTCGCAAGAGGAATTTCTCTCTTTTATAAAAGATGAAAATTTTAAAAATAAGCCCCAAATTTCACAAAATAATATCGATAAAGTCTTTCTCACACTTTGCGCAAGCTCGCTTGTAGAGCCACTTAAGCTTGGGATACTAAAAAACGAAGATCAAATTTATGGATTTTTGTTTGAAAAAGAGCACCTTTTTGCTCTTATTGATAGCGCTGCACTGCTTGGCGAAAATATTATAATTTGCGAGTAA
- a CDS encoding BON domain-containing protein, translating to MILKFSVFTFLALFFCSCSSVLSPATAPLNVYDAYSISRDKRGIYSITRDKFIQSKLQSKILFSKGLSNIDIEIEVFYGDAYLIGLVDSKELEDKLVELAKSTDGVRKIYTYLRIKKPEYPCDSLKILANLKQNLFKDSIVEGTNVRVSIVGCDVVFSGVVDSIEQEKHAIWYAKHIDGVADVYSFIKVIK from the coding sequence CTGATTTTAAAATTTAGCGTTTTTACATTTTTAGCTCTATTTTTTTGCTCTTGCTCTTCGGTTCTTTCTCCAGCAACTGCACCGCTAAATGTATATGATGCATACTCTATTTCACGTGATAAACGTGGTATTTACTCGATCACAAGAGATAAATTTATACAAAGCAAATTGCAAAGCAAAATTTTGTTTTCAAAAGGACTTAGCAATATCGATATCGAGATAGAGGTTTTTTACGGAGATGCTTATCTGATCGGACTTGTTGATAGTAAAGAGCTTGAAGATAAGCTAGTAGAACTAGCCAAAAGTACAGATGGTGTGCGAAAAATTTATACCTATCTTCGTATCAAAAAGCCAGAATATCCATGCGATAGTCTAAAAATTCTTGCAAACTTAAAGCAAAATCTTTTTAAAGATAGTATAGTTGAGGGCACAAATGTGCGTGTTAGCATAGTTGGCTGTGATGTTGTATTTAGCGGCGTAGTTGATAGCATTGAACAAGAAAAACATGCTATTTGGTACGCTAAGCACATTGACGGCGTGGCCGATGTCTACTCATTTATTAAAGTTATCAAATAA
- a CDS encoding molybdate ABC transporter permease subunit has protein sequence MQELSWLFDPLFLSIKVVLCQGALLIIFGLALAYYLAFSKTELRAILEMIVTFPLIFPPIATGFLLLYLLGKNGIVGKALNLEIIFSFKALVLAAFIASLPLFVKPVASALGSLSKSLSEAAYSLGKDKFQTAIFVLFPCVAKSVASAFVLAISRGLGEVGITLILGGNIIGKTDTISLAIYNAVYDGKSDEALILSLVLVVLSFILFGIINLLDKSKI, from the coding sequence TTGCAAGAGCTCTCTTGGCTGTTTGACCCGCTATTTTTAAGCATAAAGGTCGTTTTGTGCCAAGGGGCTTTACTTATCATTTTTGGGCTGGCCTTAGCTTATTATTTAGCTTTTAGTAAGACAGAGCTTAGAGCTATTTTAGAGATGATCGTAACTTTTCCACTCATCTTTCCGCCCATTGCGACTGGATTTTTACTGCTTTATCTGCTTGGCAAAAATGGTATCGTCGGCAAGGCTTTAAATTTAGAAATTATTTTTAGTTTTAAGGCTCTTGTGCTAGCTGCTTTTATAGCCTCTTTACCACTATTTGTAAAGCCTGTCGCTTCTGCTCTTGGCTCACTTTCAAAAAGCCTAAGTGAAGCAGCATACAGCCTTGGGAAAGATAAATTTCAAACAGCTATTTTCGTGCTCTTTCCATGCGTTGCGAAAAGCGTAGCATCGGCTTTTGTTCTAGCGATCTCGCGTGGGCTTGGCGAGGTTGGCATAACACTAATTTTGGGTGGCAATATCATAGGCAAAACAGACACTATTTCGCTTGCCATTTATAATGCCGTATACGATGGCAAAAGTGATGAAGCGCTGATTTTAAGCCTTGTTTTGGTTGTATTAAGCTTTATTTTGTTTGGGATTATAAATTTGCTTGATAAAAGTAAAATTTAA
- a CDS encoding UDP-N-acetylmuramate dehydrogenase, translating into MTRLVDFSKFTSVRIGGVHEIFEVNSLEDLSSPHFLGAVVIGGGNNLLISPNPPKMAMLGKSFDYINLECFGDKICLEIGAATKSAKIYNFCKQNNIANLEFLKNIPGTLGGLIKMNAGLLKFSISDDLTHVRLARGWVGKDEISFSYRHSGIDEAILGAKFKLQSGFDASISEAISAKRANQPKGASFGSCFVNPQGHFAGAMLEAVGLKGYAVGGAKFSEEHANFLINFNHASFEDAISLINLAKARVLEKFGVELKTEVCIL; encoded by the coding sequence GTGACGAGGCTTGTTGATTTTTCTAAATTTACCTCAGTTAGAATAGGCGGCGTGCATGAAATTTTCGAGGTAAATAGCCTTGAAGATCTAAGCTCGCCTCACTTTTTAGGCGCTGTGGTGATAGGCGGTGGCAACAACCTTCTTATCTCGCCAAATCCTCCAAAAATGGCGATGCTTGGCAAGAGCTTTGACTATATAAATTTAGAATGCTTCGGCGATAAAATTTGCCTTGAGATAGGAGCTGCGACAAAATCTGCCAAAATTTATAACTTCTGCAAGCAAAATAACATCGCGAACCTTGAGTTTTTAAAAAATATCCCAGGCACGCTTGGCGGACTTATAAAAATGAACGCTGGGTTGCTTAAATTTAGCATAAGCGACGACCTCACGCATGTGCGTCTAGCTCGTGGCTGGGTGGGTAAAGATGAGATAAGCTTTAGCTACCGTCACAGCGGCATAGACGAGGCTATTTTGGGGGCTAAATTTAAGCTTCAAAGCGGCTTTGACGCAAGCATCTCTGAAGCCATAAGCGCAAAAAGAGCAAATCAGCCAAAAGGGGCTAGCTTTGGCAGCTGCTTTGTTAATCCCCAGGGCCATTTTGCAGGGGCAATGCTAGAGGCAGTTGGACTAAAGGGATACGCAGTTGGCGGAGCGAAATTTAGCGAAGAGCACGCGAATTTTTTGATAAATTTTAACCACGCAAGCTTTGAAGACGCCATTAGCCTTATAAATTTGGCAAAAGCTAGAGTTTTAGAGAAATTTGGCGTAGAGCTTAAGACTGAAGTTTGCATTTTATAA
- the fliQ gene encoding flagellar biosynthesis protein FliQ, with translation MMQSTLVSLGVETFKIALYISLPMLLSGLIAGLIISIFQATTQINETTLSFVPKILLVVVVIIFLMPWMISMMVEFTTRMLDFIPEFIQ, from the coding sequence CTGATGCAAAGTACGCTTGTCTCACTTGGAGTTGAAACCTTTAAGATCGCCCTTTATATCAGCCTTCCGATGCTGCTAAGCGGACTAATCGCAGGTCTTATCATCTCCATTTTTCAAGCGACCACGCAGATAAACGAAACTACGCTAAGCTTCGTGCCAAAAATTTTGCTAGTTGTCGTTGTTATCATATTTTTGATGCCTTGGATGATCTCGATGATGGTTGAATTTACCACTCGCATGCTTGATTTTATACCGGAATTTATCCAGTGA
- the recA gene encoding recombinase RecA: MAKEKDSDKKIAIPESEADKKKALELALKQIDKAFGKGTLLRLGDKEVEAIESIPTGSLGLDLALGIGGVPKGRIIEIYGPESSGKTTLTLHIIAEAQKAGGICAFVDAEHALDVKYASNLGVNTDNLYVSQPDFGEQALEIVETLARSGAIDLIVVDSVAALTPKSEIDGDMGDQHVGLQARLMSQALRKLTGILSKMKTTVIFINQIRMKIGMMGYGTPETTTGGNALKFYSSVRIDVRKIATLKQNDEPIGNRTKAKVVKNKVAPPFKVAEFDIMFGEGVSKEGEIIDYGVKLDIIDKSGAWFSYKAEKLGQGRENAKAYLKEHPEISDEIVAAIKGSMGIDHLISSGAKDEDDDTNEVGDE; encoded by the coding sequence ATGGCAAAAGAAAAAGATAGTGACAAAAAGATAGCTATCCCAGAGAGCGAAGCGGACAAGAAAAAGGCGCTTGAGCTTGCACTAAAGCAGATCGATAAAGCTTTTGGTAAAGGCACGCTTTTAAGGCTTGGCGACAAAGAGGTTGAGGCCATCGAGTCGATACCTACTGGCTCGCTAGGACTTGACCTAGCTCTTGGCATAGGCGGCGTCCCAAAAGGCAGGATCATCGAGATCTACGGACCAGAGAGCTCTGGTAAGACCACGCTCACGCTTCACATCATCGCTGAAGCGCAAAAAGCTGGCGGAATTTGTGCATTTGTCGATGCAGAGCACGCACTAGACGTAAAATACGCTTCAAATTTAGGCGTAAATACCGATAATCTTTACGTCTCTCAGCCTGACTTTGGCGAGCAGGCACTTGAGATCGTTGAGACACTTGCAAGAAGCGGTGCGATCGATCTTATAGTAGTTGATAGCGTCGCTGCTCTTACTCCAAAGAGCGAGATAGACGGCGATATGGGCGATCAGCACGTTGGTCTGCAAGCAAGGCTTATGAGCCAGGCGCTTAGAAAGCTAACTGGAATTTTAAGCAAGATGAAGACAACTGTTATCTTCATCAACCAAATTCGTATGAAGATCGGTATGATGGGATATGGCACGCCAGAGACCACAACTGGCGGTAATGCGCTTAAATTTTACTCATCTGTAAGAATCGATGTTAGAAAAATAGCCACACTTAAACAAAATGACGAGCCTATCGGCAACCGCACAAAAGCAAAAGTGGTTAAAAACAAGGTCGCGCCTCCATTTAAAGTGGCTGAATTTGACATCATGTTTGGCGAGGGTGTGAGCAAAGAGGGCGAGATCATCGACTATGGCGTAAAGCTCGACATCATCGACAAATCAGGCGCGTGGTTTAGCTACAAGGCCGAAAAACTAGGTCAAGGTAGAGAAAACGCCAAAGCCTACCTAAAAGAGCACCCAGAAATTTCTGATGAGATAGTAGCGGCGATAAAAGGCTCAATGGGGATCGACCACCTAATAAGTAGCGGCGCAAAAGACGAAGACGACGACACAAACGAAGTAGGAGATGAATAA
- a CDS encoding menaquinone biosynthesis family protein, producing the protein MYAAVKFGWVSSKNLAFTSKALDIETLNEEALKGTYEATAISFALYPKICDEFALLRCAVSFGNGYGPKLIKLKDKQLKRNFKVALSGKNTTNALLFRIAYPEARIVYKNFLEIENAVLSGEVDAGVLIHESILNFSDQLCVEREIWDIWSELNGENLPLPLGGMALRRSLPITDAIECERVLSEAVRIATSHKLFLSHMLMERNLIRVGKEELKTYLNLYANDESISMNETQLKALNKLYQIGYDKGFFEKPIDVNDYLIPTEYNEVRFS; encoded by the coding sequence ATGTATGCCGCAGTCAAATTTGGCTGGGTTAGCAGTAAAAATTTAGCCTTCACATCAAAGGCGCTTGATATAGAAACGCTAAACGAAGAGGCGCTAAAAGGCACTTACGAGGCAACAGCGATCAGCTTTGCGCTCTATCCTAAAATTTGCGATGAATTTGCACTTTTGCGCTGTGCGGTGAGCTTTGGCAATGGATATGGCCCAAAACTTATCAAGCTAAAAGATAAGCAGCTAAAGCGAAATTTCAAGGTCGCGCTATCTGGCAAAAACACGACAAATGCCCTGCTCTTTCGTATAGCCTACCCAGAGGCAAGGATCGTTTATAAAAATTTCTTAGAGATCGAAAATGCCGTACTTAGCGGCGAAGTCGATGCTGGCGTGCTTATACATGAAAGTATCTTAAATTTCTCAGACCAGCTCTGCGTGGAGCGCGAAATTTGGGACATCTGGAGCGAGCTAAACGGCGAAAATTTACCGCTTCCACTTGGTGGCATGGCGCTTAGACGAAGTCTGCCGATAACCGACGCGATCGAATGCGAGAGAGTGCTTAGTGAGGCCGTTAGGATCGCCACTTCACACAAGCTATTTTTATCTCACATGCTAATGGAGCGAAACCTCATCAGAGTTGGCAAAGAAGAGCTTAAAACGTATCTAAATTTATATGCAAATGACGAGTCTATAAGCATGAACGAAACGCAGCTAAAAGCGCTAAATAAGCTATATCAAATAGGCTATGACAAAGGCTTTTTTGAAAAGCCGATCGACGTAAATGACTACCTAATCCCAACTGAATACAACGAAGTAAGGTTTAGCTGA